In the genome of Struthio camelus isolate bStrCam1 chromosome 22, bStrCam1.hap1, whole genome shotgun sequence, the window ACATTGGAGGCAGCTCTCTGTGCTTCGCTGCACACGAGGTGTCCCTTCTTCGCAGCCGGGGCAGCCTCAGCCCGCAGCGTGCAAGACTCACGCGTCCATGTGAGGATGAGCGTGCTCCTAGAGGCCTGTCTGCTCTTTGAGCCACGGGCGCAGCTTGGTGAGCCGGGTGTAGACGCCAGGCTTTTGTCTCTGCGCGCAGCCGTCGCCCCAGCTCACGACGCCAGCCAGGAACATCCGATTACTGGCTTCTACGCTGACCAGCGGCCCTCCAGAGTCTCCCTGCACAGAAACAAATGCTAAATGTTAACACAAGCACCAACCTCACACAGTGTCGCGTTATAAAGGCTGGCAAAGCGTTTAAGTAATCACAAAAGCGcatcaaatttttttttgagtACCTAACGTAATCTAAAAAACTGACGACGCGTAAGAAATAATCACTAACTCCAGGGATAGCTGGGCTTCCTTCAGCAGCTCTAAGAACTGTAACACAGCGCTAACTTTTTGAGACTGAGTCAGGCGTCAGTACAATTTGCTGTTTGCGTCCGTTCCAGTTTGGCCGTTGTGTCAGCTAAGAAGCAATTGTACAGATCTGAAACGTAGTTAAGTGGGGAAACAGGAGTGAAAAGTGCCAGAATAAAAAGGGGCTGAACAAACGGCCTGTAAACGCTAAGCCCCCTCAGTAACAAACAGTGCTAAAGTAAAGTAGAGTACTGTCGCTCTGCTGGCCTACCCGATGTGCAGGTTTTTTTCAGACTAAAAGTCATGCGTCAATAGAATTTGCTGCTCCTGCTTGTTCCAATTTGGCCGTTGTCTGAACCAAGATGGCGCCACCCAGATTTGTACTATACTAAGTTAAGTGTGGAAATATGTGCGAAAGCACGGGAATAAAAAGGGCTGACCAAATGGCCCCTAGTCTAATGGAGGCTCCCCCCCTCCACCAACCGCAATAAACTAGTGCTTTTGCACTGCTCTCCTACCTGGCAAGCGTCCACGCCACCCGTCAGGATCCCCACACACATCATGCGTGGCGTCAGCTGGCCAGACAGCAGCTCGTTGCACACGGTCTGGTTGATCAACCggatttctgctttctgcaacGTGGTGGCACCGCTGCCTGTGAGAGCAAGCACGGGTTAAAAGCGTACGGCGTTTTTAAGCAACCAGGCCGCCCTGCACCAATTTGTACCTACGTGCTGCATTCAGGCCCCAGGCGCTGAGCAAGTGCCTAATTGTTGGGTAAGTCAGTCCCCAGCGCAACAACCTGTGCTGCTTCCTAAAACCATTTTCCCTGCAGGACTGAGATGCTATCTTCGTGCAATCCCTAGAGAAGCTTGTTTGTTTGCCTTCAGTCTCGAGACAAGCTAATACATATAGGCTGCAAGTTTCTCAAAGAGGCAAAGCAACAGCCAGCTCCCCTTTTCCCTAAAGCCGTATGCTAAAATACGTCAATGcacttcccctcccaccccccccccccacctcaggcaCCACAACCTCACCAGGCACCCCCAGTGCTCACCTCCTTCCACAGTCGCTCCCCATCCAGTCACCCACAGGTCCTTGCCAGCAGGGAAGTTGTGGGTGGAATCAGGCAGGCAGATGGGCTGGACAACGGAGGAGAAGGTGACAGGCTCTTGCAGCTCCATGACAGCAATATCATAGTCAAAGGTGTAGTCATTGAAGTTGGGGTGGGAGATGATGCGCTTGATCGCTCGTGCTTGCACGTTGGCATCGTTGCGGTTGCGTTGGTCGGTCAGTCCCAGGTAGGCCGTCCACAGCTTGGAGTTCGAGTAACTGCAAGAGGCACAACGCGCAGGGCAGCGTGAAAGCCCAGTCGCAGAGCTGGCGCAGACGTCCTAGCTCGACTGAGATGCACAAAACGTGCcctctttcctaaaaagtttcCTTGAGAAGCAGCTGCCCTGGTGGAAAccgatttttccttttcagataagCAAATGCCTGAAAATGGAAGTGCAACGGTCTGGGCATCCTGCCCTGGTCCTGTCACCCTGAATCCCACCATACATGCCTCACTGCAGTGCCTGCAGAGGTCCCTGCAAGACCACTGGGCATCGAGGTGATGTTTCAACAAATAAATACGTCTACTTCAAATGGCTGCTTCTAATTCAGGACAAGAAACTGTCCCGAGTCAAGCTTGTCTGAGGGCAGTGACTTAGCCCTTCACAGCACCCTCAAGTTTGTCTTACAAAACAGCCGCGTCGTGTCTCCTCGCTCTTTAGCGGGCGGCCCTCGATTCAGCGAGCCTGGCCGAAGCAGCGCGTCAGCTCCCACCTACCTGATGCCTTGCAGGTACCCGAAGCAATGCGCTGCGGACACCAGCCAGCGCTCGGAGATCAGCGAGGCGCCGCAGATGTGGCCCTGGCCCTTGACGTGGAGGCTGACCTGCCACGGCCATTCGCCCACGTCCGAGTTCTGCCCACCGACGATCCGTGACTTCTTAGTGTAGGAGCGGATCCCGCAGTCTGAGGGGGAAGCAGCAAAGGCACTTAGTTACTCCTGTTTCTACTCAGcacctccccttccttcctctggGGATATTACCTACACCAGGGATGGCTGATGCTATCAGCACAGGAGCGCAAACAGTTTGCTAAATCTGCTAAAAGATTTACTCACCACCTCAGTCAACGGGCAGACAAACCCCTGTATTATCTGCAAAAGCCCTCCTTATACATCTCGAACAACACAGACGCTCCGCACGCTGCTAAAGAACAAGGCTTGGCTATTTCCAAATACAAACTGTCAGGCTGAAACGCCCAGCAGCTCTCTCCACCACTCTTAAGCACTCGTCTAAGAGGTCCAGCCCAGAAAGCCCTGTCCTCCCTTCCCCGGAGCACTCACTGCAGTTGTCCTCATCAGAATTGTCTTCGCAGTCCTTCTCCCCGTCACACTCTGGGTTCTGCTTGCTGATGCAGTGCCCGTTGCGGCACTTGTACGTGTACTCCTTGCAGGAGACTGTCACGGGGGCTGTTGCAGGCAGGCCAAAGGGAGAAGGGTTAGTCCCAGAGCCGGGGAAGTCGCACTGTTCAAGAACCATTCACCTCTGCTACCCTTCCACTGTCCCCAGGAAGCTGCCACCATGTGCAAAAACACATGCCGAGACGCCCAGCCATGAGCAAATCTGTAAGAGGCTGCAGTTCAAGGGAGGACCCCTCCACAGCCCATCCTCACCCCTGCTACAGCTGTCCTCATCGCTCCCGTCTCCGCAGTCATCCTTGCCGTCACACTTCTGTGTGTTGGGGATGCATTTCCCGTTGCCGCACTTGAAGCTGTCATCCGTGCAACCTAGGGAAGGGGCCGCTTGTGCGAAATGGCAGCGCAGGGCACAAACACTCTCCCAAAGAAGGACTGGCACAAACCCTCTAGTACCTCTGGCACATGGCTGTGCCCGTATCTCTTCCTCCCCAGGCAGGGAGAGCCTCTGCTTACTCTGTTCCTGAAGGCCTCCAATGACACGATCCCATCCCAGAACGGTCTTCTCAGGAGTTCTTGCCCCCATGCCCCCCTTGCCACAACCATAAGGCCTTTGCTTCTTTGTCTTACAGCAGACTTAAAGACACATTTGTCCTCTTTCTTCTTGCAGCAACCACACATAAACATCTATTTTCTGTGTCTCCAGTTTTTAACTCTCTAAACTGCATATCACTGGTTTATGCAATCCCTTCCTTCCCTAGAGCCTATGTCACCTGCATCTCTGCTCATCCTCATCTCTCTCCTCTGAGCTCTTGCTTAGGGCGGCTGTGCGGACTCGAGGAAAGCTGCAAACGCAGCGCTCCAGGCAAGGCCTCGCCTTGCCCAGCACCAGGCTGGCGTTTTGGATTCCTCATGTGCACGTCTCCAGCACAGCACTTGCCTTTCTCTGCTCGGTGTGCCTCTACCACCCCCCTTCACCTTGTTGATGCCCTCAGACCTTTCTGCCCCCAGGACAAGTCACTTACTGCACTGAAGCTCGTCGCTGTTGTCGCCGCAGTCATTCACGTTATCGCAGACCCAGAACTTCGGCTTGCACCAGCCGTTCTGGCACCTGAACTGCTGGTCAGTACAGGCTGGAAAGGGAGAGTGAGAAATCAGGATGAGAAATCAGGGGACAGACCTGCAAATGCACCTATGGAGTCACCCACTATACATCTGTCATTGCGTCTACAACAGCACCATAGGAAAATCTGGGCAGCTCTCCCAGCAGGTATCCAAGCACACCGGAGCAAGTGCGCCAGAAAACACCGCAACAGCTGGGGCTACGCgtgcacacatatgtatatatgcactaAGCTTGGGgccatgcatgcatacatacatatgtacacacgCACTAAGCTATAACACAGCATTTCCACGGCTCGGGAGAACGCAACTATCTGGACTGTCTCAATGTCTTAGCCAGGTAACGATGAAGCCAACCTTAAGCAAGCCCAGTAGCAGCAGGAGAGCCAGAGGCAACTACTCAACAAAAGCAATTGCTACAACCAGCGGGAAAGTACCTGAATACCCAGGTGGCTGTGGCCGCTCACTGCCCAAGGCGGCAAGAGAGGCGAATCAGGCCAGCAGTACACTGCTCCTCAAAGTACAGTCCCTTCCCTTAGAAGGAGACCCCAAACCAGAGGATCCCACCTCCGCTAATTAACTTCAGGCCTGGGATAACagcattatcacagaatcacagaatcgtttaggttggaagggacctctggagatcatctagtccaacctccctgctcaagcagggtcacctagagcatattgcccaggatcacatccagacggcttttgaatatctccagcgaaggagactccaccacctctctgggcaacctgtgccagtgctctgtcaccctcacagggaagaagttttttctcaggttcagatggaacttcctgtggttcagtttctgcccgttgcctcttgtcctgttgctgggcaccacggagaagaggctggcctcatcctcttgacactcccccttcagatacttgtacacatttatgagatcacctctcaatcttctcttctccaggctgaacaggcccagctcttgcagtctttcttcctaggagaggtgctccagccctctaatcatctcggtagccctccgctggactctctccaggagtgccatgtccctcttgtcctggggagcccagaactggacacagtcctccaggtgaggcctccccagggctgaggagaggggcaggatcacctccctccacctgctggcaacactctgcctaatgcaccccaggagaccattggccttcttggccacaagggcacactgctgcctcatgcttcacttgttgtccaccagcactcccaggtccttctcggcagagctactttccaacaggtcaacccccagcctgtactgctgcaggggattattcctgcctaggtgcaggaccttgcacttgcctttgttgaacttcatgaggttcctctctgcccacctctccagcctgtccaggtccctctgaatggcagcacagtcttctggtgtgttagcctctccccccagtttagtatcctcagcaaacttgctgagggtgcactctgtcccttcctccaggtcattgaggaatatattgaacaagactggacccagcactgacccctgggggacaccactagccacaggcctccaacttgactctgcaccattcaccacaaccctcggagctcggccatccagccagttctcaatccacctcaccgtccactcatccaacccacacttcctgagcttacctaggaggatgtgatgggagacagtgtccaaagccttgctcaagtccagggagacaacatccactgctctcccctcatctacccagccagtcattccgtcatagaaggctatcaggttggtcaagcatgatttccctttggtgaatccatgctgactactcctgatcaccttcttgtcctccagatgcttagtgatgaccttcaggaggagctgttccatcacctttcccaggatggaggggaggctgacaggcctggagtttcctggctcctccttcttgcccttgtggaagactggcgtgacattggctttcttccagtcctcaggcacctctcctgatctccacgacctttccaagatgatggagagtggcctagcaataacatccgccagctccctcagcactcgtgggtgcatcccatcggggcccatggatttgtggatgtcaagtttggacaaaagatctctaacctgatcctcctcaaccgagggagagtcttcctttctccagccttcctctcttgtctccaaggtctggaattcctcaggactggccttagcagtgaagactgaaacaaaggcagcattcaataactctgccttctctgtatccttcgtcaccagggcacccgccccattcagcagcgggcccacgttttccctagtcttccttttgctgttgatgtatttgaagaaggccttcttgttgtccttgacatcccttgccagatttaattccaactgggccttagccttccttgtcgcatccctgcacccgctgacaacgtccctctattcctcccaagtggcctgtccccttttccacattcggtacacttccttcttctgctggagtttggccaggagttccttgctcatccatgcaggtctcctgcccgctttgctggacttcttcctcagagggatgcacccgtcttgagcctggaggaggtgatgcttgaagattaaccagctttcttggacccctcttccttctagggccctacctcaggagattcccctaagtaggtccctgaagaggccaaagttagctctcctgaagtccagggttgcgatcctactcattgccctgctccctcctcgtaggatcctgaactccaccatctcatggtcactgcagccaaggctgcccccaagcttcacctctccaactagaccttctttgttcgttagtacaaggtctagcattgcacctctcctcgttggcgtctccaccacttGAGTcaaaaaattatcatcaatgctttgcaggaacctctttgactgtttgtgcctagctgtgctgtcttcccaacagatgtcagggtggttgaagtctcccatgagaaccagggcctgtgagcgtgaggctacttccagctgtcggtagaaggcctcatcgatgacttcctcctggtcaggtggcctgtagtagacccccacaacagtgtcacccatgttaccctgccctttagtccttacccataggctctcaccttgctcttcatccaccccgaggcagagctccatacattctagttgctccctcccataaagagcaactccaccacctcgccttcctggcctgtctttcctaaaaagcacatagccatccatgacagcatcccagtcacgtgaactatcccaccatgtctctgtcactgcaatgagatcatggccctgcgaccgcacacagatctctaactcttcctgcttattccccatgctgcgtgcattggtatacaggcatttcagagagccagtcaagcacgcaggcttcccagaagaggtgcaagaggagcctccatagccatgtcccatgctgtctcccctggctgcctgcacccgctggaggcatcctgacttgagcggtgttttactgactcccctgccactataccactccccttcctccatcttgcctagtttaaagccctccgtaccaggctggccaatctgttggcaaagacacgcgtgccccgcttggtaaggtggatcccatcgctccccatcagctgttgatcttcaaacagggtcccatggtcatagaaaccaaagccctgttgccaacaccagcggcgcagccagctgttaacttggaaaactcatctactcctcctcctcctgtcctttcccctcacaggcaagattgaggagaaaacgacctgggctcccagacccttcaccaccattcccagagttctgaagtcctgtttgatggtttccaatttgcctttcgtgtcattagcacccacatggaagatcagcagagggtagtagtccgacgcgtggacaagccttggcagtctttccacgacatctcttattcgagcccctggcaggcagcaaacctctctggacaagagatcaggtcggcagagaggtgcctctgtcccctgcagcagggagtcacccacaacaatcactcgccgcttcttccggggcttcctgcacggcacagggtctgccaggccagttgcctcccttggagccatgcccagctcctcctcggcttggagggcgctaaacttgttcttcaagggtaagtcttgaggaggagcaagagcctttctccttctacgagaggtcaccagcttccagccctcttccacagcgttatgatgcacctttacacacggtgctgagccctctgacaactccgctgcagtgggggcaggggactcccggagctgaacagtctccgagaatgccctgtcaatctcccgctcaacctctcggatgctacgcagcctactaacctcctcccgtaactcctttatctggtgacgcaactggtcaaccacagcacacctcacacaggagagctgactgtcagcccaggccttgcggagaggccccaggcactccctgcagcccggcacctgcagagctgcatctgctgtctgagggtctgtctgggttgaagcctcagacacagccgaggcagcacctccagcagccactggggaacgtgctctgcggtcCCATTATCTATGGGACTTCTGTGTTAATCCAAGAGGAAAAATTATTGCATGAAGAAACTACACCCATGTATCACACAGGTTTTCCAGCCATAAGGTGCCACGTGTGCTCTGCAATACCTGCCTCTGTTCAGTAACTAAACACATCTTTACACCAAACACCCAGCTCAGCCAGGTGCAGCCAAACCCACAAGAGCTAGCAGgattaaacagaaaaacattgggggtggggggggggggactggaaAGGCAAGGAGATTTCCCCTAGGAGGGGACTTGATTAGAAGGAACCCACAGCTCCCACACTAGGAAAGGATCTCAGACTAATCCTCCCGTCAATTGCTTCTCACTCCAGTCTGAAGGAGTAAGGCAGCGCTTGCACTAGCGAGCAAGGCAGGCAAGGGGGCCGGCAGCTCATCTGCAACTCTCAGCACTAAGGTGTGTTTTTACACGTGCCCTCCAGACGGCAGCACATGTGTTGATGAGCATGCAGAGTCAGAGCATACCTGGTGCAACAATTTAAGAGCATCTTTCGAGAGCTGACCTGCTCCTCAGGTAGGCGCACTGGGAGTGGCGCTGAAGAGGAGGCAAAAGCAGAGCTTTGCCGTCAAGTGTTGGGCTCATCCCCTCCGTGCAAGTTCCTCTCTAGCTGAGCTGCTGTTTTGCAAGCCACAGAACGCATTGCACAACCCTTGCTAAAGAGAGCCCACATAGGGGTTTGTGTCTCTGCAGTTCCTCTGGTGATGCCCAGATTACAAGAGCGCCCTGCCTGGCCACATCCAGCCCTGATTTTTCCCTCCTACATCCTCCAGATCAGCAGCAGTTAAACAGAACAAGGCCAGAGCACATAGCCCCCAGTCACCGTGGAGCAGCACAGCCCTTCCCATAACAAGCCAAAGAAATAAAGGACAGACTTACTGCAGGATCTCTCATCGCTGCCATCTATGCAGTCCAGCCACCCGTCGCAGCGCATGGTTCTGTCAATGCAGCGGCCAGTGTTGCAGGCAAACTtgccagggcaggctgagagggaggaaagggatAAAATGACACGTGAGCCTTCCCGCTGCCCCTTCTCCTGCGCCGAGTGTCACCAaccccagagagctggtgggagcGCGGCTGTTAGCAGCCTGCCCTACTTCCAAGTGGAGTGGGTTTCCGCTGCCCAGCCTCGCTGCTCCCTGAGCTGTGCAACTGAGACAGCCCATCAAGGGTCGGACCAAAGTCCATTTAAGCCTATGGTCTTGTTTTTGACAGTGGCTGTTAAGTAGGTGCTTGGGGGAaagcctgggcagggcagcacctctGTACTCTCCCCAGCTACCAGTCATTCTCAGCTCCAGTATTTCCTAAAGCGCATATAGTTTCTGTGCATTTTACAACCCTCAGTGGATTTCTCCTTCATTAGCTTGTCCAGTCACCTATATCAATTTTTAGCATCCTTTGGTAAGTTTTGCAGCTCAGCTCCCTGCTTCAACAAGGACTTCCTTTTGAACCTAGTTCTTGCTAGCTTCACACCACGGCCCTTAGTTCTTGCATTGCCCTTGGGGCCACCTAGCGAGTCCTTTGTATCTCGTCACATCCATTCCTACACACGGCAGGGAGAAGCCAGCTCGGCTGTGACTAATGTCAGAGAATGAACCGAGTCTTCACCTCTCCCACCCCCACATTTCTGCACAGCACACAACTTGGCCATTGTTCAGGGTAGCCTGCTTATAGCATCCAACAGGAAAAACACCTTTTTTCAGAACAGAGTAGGAACACCAGGACGTTTGCAGTTAAACAGACATGCCCCTAACGCCCTGGGAAAGCGTGCTTCCCGATTTATAGGGCAACGTAAGCGGAGATGAAGGACGCCCTCCAGTTGTTTAGTCTGCAGCAGAACTGAAGCAAATTAGTTCCTCCCACAGCCTTGAGATTTTAACTCACGATCGCTGGAGTCGTAGGACAGGTACTCAGCAGAGAAGCCGGTGTCTGTGTAGGACTGGTCTGAGTGGAAGCGGACCTGTATTTTACTGGTAGTACTGGCCACTACAAACTGGGAACGCTCCCCGCAGTACCTAGAGGGAAATTGAGCAAAGATTCATGCTACAGAGTCAGCATTGGGCGACCTTTCTTCCATTCCTGAATCCTCCATCTCCACACGGGGTCACTTCACACACCCTGaaaaggaaggaggcaggaaaaCAAGAGCAGGTCTGATCCCAGCATAGACCGCTGGACCTTGAGGCCTGCACACAGGAGCCAAATTTTGCTCACATCATCGTTAGATTTGGGCCAGTAGCAAATACCACCAAGCTGTGACCTTGACAACGATTTAGGGGCGAGTTCATCAAGATCCCTGCCTGACACACTGATCGTTGCATCTCTCTGATCTTGGATCAGTCGTGTCTCTGGATTCGGGCAGACTAATGCCACAGCAGCGGGTGGCTTGGTAGGAATCGCTGTTACACAGGCCTCACTGCAAGAACCAGCCAGCGCTACGGATCCAGGTTCTAACTCTGAAACTCCATCTCTTCACAGAAGGGTCAGCTCTCTTGCCCAAAACATTGTGAAAAAAACACTGCTCACTTCCTCTATGCAACACCAAGCGGTATTTTTGGCCCAGATTACAGTAAGTTGTGCAATAGCAAACAGCAAATGTAATAGTAAATGCATCACA includes:
- the ST14 gene encoding suppressor of tumorigenicity 14 protein isoform X4, whose protein sequence is MNNLDEGVEFLPAMNSKRMEKRGPKRWVVITIVLVVFLLVSLVTGLLVWHFKFRNVAVRKVFNGHLRVLNWDFLDAYENSSSPEFAILAKKVKSTVEEIYRSHADIGPYHKETVITAFSEGSVIAYYWSEFLVPKYREKDLDKAMADKQSLIQRLNPRLRNPVLKVESVIAFPVDPNIARSSRDNSCIFALHAKEGEITSFTTPGFPDSPYPNNALCYWTLRADANFIISLTFKTLELEQCTDGSDYIKVYNSLSPVEHHAVVRLCGNYAPSYNLTFLSSQNVMLVTLVTNKEGRFPGFKAEFFQLPKMKVCGGTLKGESGTFTTPYYPAHYPPAMDCVWNIEVPSKRNVKVRFNMFFVLEPGIPVSSCTKDYVEVNSTRYCGERSQFVVASTTSKIQVRFHSDQSYTDTGFSAEYLSYDSSDPCPGKFACNTGRCIDRTMRCDGWLDCIDGSDERSCTCTDQQFRCQNGWCKPKFWVCDNVNDCGDNSDELQCSCTDDSFKCGNGKCIPNTQKCDGKDDCGDGSDEDSCSRAPVTVSCKEYTYKCRNGHCISKQNPECDGEKDCEDNSDEDNCNCGIRSYTKKSRIVGGQNSDVGEWPWQVSLHVKGQGHICGASLISERWLVSAAHCFGYLQGISYSNSKLWTAYLGLTDQRNRNDANVQARAIKRIISHPNFNDYTFDYDIAVMELQEPVTFSSVVQPICLPDSTHNFPAGKDLWVTGWGATVEGGSGATTLQKAEIRLINQTVCNELLSGQLTPRMMCVGILTGGVDACQGDSGGPLVSVEASNRMFLAGVVSWGDGCAQRQKPGVYTRLTKLRPWLKEQTGL
- the ST14 gene encoding suppressor of tumorigenicity 14 protein isoform X3 produces the protein MERAPAAPAARMKYSARAEDMNNLDEGVEFLPAMNSKRMEKRGPKRWVVITIVLVVFLLVSLVTGLLVWHFKFRNVAVRKVFNGHLRVLNWDFLDAYENSSSPEFAILAKKVKSTVEEIYRSHADIGPYHKETVITAFSEGSVIAYYWSEFLVPKYREKDLDKAMADKQSLIQRLNPRLRNPVLKVESVIAFPVDPNIARSSRDNSCIFALHAKEGEITSFTTPGFPDSPYPNNALCYWTLRADANFIISLTFKTLELEQCTDGSDYIKVYNSLSPVEHHAVVRLCGNYAPSYNLTFLSSQNVMLVTLVTNKEGRFPGFKAEFFQLPKMKVCGGTLKGESGTFTTPYYPAHYPPAMDCVWNIEVPSKRNVKVRFNMFFVLEPGIPVSSCTKDYVEVNSTRYCGERSQFVVASTTSKIQVRFHSDQSYTDTGFSAEYLSYDSSDPCPGKFACNTGRCIDRTMRCDGWLDCIDGSDERSCTCTDQQFRCQNGWCKPKFWVCDNVNDCGDNSDELQCSCTDDSFKCGNGKCIPNTQKCDGKDDCGDGSDEDSCSRAPVTVSCKEYTYKCRNGHCISKQNPECDGEKDCEDNSDEDNCNCGIRSYTKKSRIVGGQNSDVGEWPWQVSLHVKGQGHICGASLISERWLVSAAHCFGYLQGISYSNSKLWTAYLGLTDQRNRNDANVQARAIKRIISHPNFNDYTFDYDIAVMELQEPVTFSSVVQPICLPDSTHNFPAGKDLWVTGWGATVEGGSGATTLQKAEIRLINQTVCNELLSGQLTPRMMCVGILTGGVDACQGDSGGPLVSVEASNRMFLAGVVSWGDGCAQRQKPGVYTRLTKLRPWLKEQTGL
- the ST14 gene encoding suppressor of tumorigenicity 14 protein isoform X2; amino-acid sequence: MVGLWLLLSLSYWSLTRWEAQLLRKTPVPGRAERPPRPERYRHGRPKPEVLTPSMDMNNLDEGVEFLPAMNSKRMEKRGPKRWVVITIVLVVFLLVSLVTGLLVWHFKFRNVAVRKVFNGHLRVLNWDFLDAYENSSSPEFAILAKKVKSTVEEIYRSHADIGPYHKETVITAFSEGSVIAYYWSEFLVPKYREKDLDKAMADKQSLIQRLNPRLRNPVLKVESVIAFPVDPNIARSSRDNSCIFALHAKEGEITSFTTPGFPDSPYPNNALCYWTLRADANFIISLTFKTLELEQCTDGSDYIKVYNSLSPVEHHAVVRLCGNYAPSYNLTFLSSQNVMLVTLVTNKEGRFPGFKAEFFQLPKMKVCGGTLKGESGTFTTPYYPAHYPPAMDCVWNIEVPSKRNVKVRFNMFFVLEPGIPVSSCTKDYVEVNSTRYCGERSQFVVASTTSKIQVRFHSDQSYTDTGFSAEYLSYDSSDPCPGKFACNTGRCIDRTMRCDGWLDCIDGSDERSCTCTDQQFRCQNGWCKPKFWVCDNVNDCGDNSDELQCSCTDDSFKCGNGKCIPNTQKCDGKDDCGDGSDEDSCSRAPVTVSCKEYTYKCRNGHCISKQNPECDGEKDCEDNSDEDNCNCGIRSYTKKSRIVGGQNSDVGEWPWQVSLHVKGQGHICGASLISERWLVSAAHCFGYLQGISYSNSKLWTAYLGLTDQRNRNDANVQARAIKRIISHPNFNDYTFDYDIAVMELQEPVTFSSVVQPICLPDSTHNFPAGKDLWVTGWGATVEGGSGATTLQKAEIRLINQTVCNELLSGQLTPRMMCVGILTGGVDACQGDSGGPLVSVEASNRMFLAGVVSWGDGCAQRQKPGVYTRLTKLRPWLKEQTGL